From Zavarzinella sp., one genomic window encodes:
- a CDS encoding serine/threonine-protein kinase, with amino-acid sequence MSKWFCQKCVYSTAVEQPGQQCPDCGAPLTAIPQETNSDTSSLNTVDQTLNTITLVESQQSQLPKNKYLLKFNEENEQELKDAPTFPGYRVLEVLGEGGMGRVYRALQLSVGRMVAIKCIFRSYYQEDIARFQREAHAISKLQSDKIVQVIDFQLEASIPFMTMEYIEGVTLSRLLDLKDLSLSEIITIMASVLEALQVAHEQGILHRDVKPSNILLTTDLQQIKLTDFGIAKLPDDPNSPTLSGQLIGTPKYMSPEQARLEETLTPASDIFSAGVVLHQMLSGRVPYEGMNKADTLEKLKKEPLPDVRASKPEIPARLAAIVTKACSLNIDDRYISAAQFRDDLLNWQAGKSTIASPLSFSERTFRWLRRRWKLTAVAVLIPTVLLAAMIIRRELEPITSIHRSLRNEKPTLLVGETGFPKYFLWELGDTVLMESTRGDRSASFQTQTLSLLSLLDDPQCDEYTIELEIAHHQKVVDPGSYVGIYLNLVRIRADDGTPCISFVALKWSDFLETIEQQMPAVAAKHSVRIQRYVAFQRGDWQHRLINLSPNPPMGLFFPADVRYGWRKMKLEVSPSGIEVEFEKTKGITAKVHIPPENMEVKGDLGQNHFTLKDGGKVHYPAWNPRGSFGIYSSNATVAFRNVVVTPKISK; translated from the coding sequence ATGAGTAAATGGTTTTGTCAAAAATGCGTTTATTCCACAGCAGTGGAACAGCCTGGGCAACAATGTCCGGACTGTGGTGCACCACTGACCGCCATTCCACAGGAAACCAATTCTGACACATCTTCTCTGAATACTGTCGATCAAACATTAAACACAATAACTCTTGTTGAGAGCCAGCAATCCCAGCTGCCGAAAAACAAGTATTTATTAAAGTTTAATGAGGAAAACGAGCAGGAATTGAAAGATGCACCCACTTTTCCCGGCTACCGCGTGCTGGAAGTTCTGGGTGAAGGTGGTATGGGGCGGGTTTACCGGGCCTTGCAATTGTCTGTGGGCCGCATGGTGGCCATCAAATGTATTTTTCGCAGTTATTACCAGGAAGACATCGCCCGTTTTCAACGAGAAGCCCACGCAATTTCAAAGTTACAGAGCGATAAAATAGTTCAGGTCATAGATTTTCAACTGGAAGCGAGTATCCCCTTCATGACGATGGAATACATCGAAGGGGTTACGCTATCCAGACTATTGGACCTGAAAGACCTCTCCCTATCAGAGATTATCACCATTATGGCTTCCGTTTTGGAAGCCTTGCAAGTTGCCCACGAACAGGGGATTCTGCATCGCGATGTCAAACCTTCCAATATCCTCCTCACTACTGATTTGCAGCAAATTAAACTGACAGATTTTGGCATCGCAAAACTACCAGACGACCCCAACTCACCCACTCTATCGGGCCAATTAATCGGCACGCCGAAGTACATGTCACCGGAACAGGCCCGCCTGGAAGAAACCCTCACTCCTGCATCCGATATTTTTTCTGCGGGCGTCGTGCTGCACCAGATGTTAAGCGGTCGGGTGCCCTACGAAGGGATGAACAAAGCCGACACCCTGGAAAAGCTGAAAAAGGAACCCTTACCCGATGTTCGAGCTTCAAAACCTGAAATTCCCGCTCGACTGGCAGCAATTGTCACCAAAGCCTGCTCCCTGAATATCGATGATCGATATATATCTGCTGCTCAATTTCGTGATGATCTACTGAATTGGCAAGCTGGAAAATCGACCATTGCCAGTCCGCTCAGCTTTTCGGAACGAACTTTTCGATGGCTGCGTCGGCGTTGGAAGTTAACTGCGGTAGCAGTACTGATCCCCACCGTACTGCTGGCTGCCATGATTATCCGGCGGGAATTAGAACCAATTACTTCAATTCATCGTTCTCTCAGAAATGAGAAGCCCACCCTGTTAGTGGGAGAAACAGGATTTCCAAAATACTTTCTTTGGGAATTGGGCGATACGGTACTGATGGAATCAACCAGAGGCGACCGATCCGCCAGTTTTCAAACACAGACACTTTCACTGCTGTCTCTCTTGGACGATCCACAGTGCGATGAATACACCATTGAACTGGAAATTGCCCACCATCAGAAGGTAGTCGATCCGGGCAGCTATGTTGGCATTTACCTTAATCTGGTACGTATCCGTGCAGATGATGGCACGCCGTGTATCAGTTTCGTGGCCCTCAAGTGGAGCGATTTTCTGGAAACTATTGAACAACAAATGCCCGCTGTCGCTGCAAAACATTCCGTTCGCATACAACGCTATGTTGCCTTCCAGCGGGGTGATTGGCAGCATCGGCTGATTAACCTGAGCCCGAACCCACCCATGGGACTTTTTTTTCCCGCAGATGTCAGATATGGCTGGCGGAAAATGAAACTCGAAGTATCTCCCAGCGGTATCGAAGTGGAATTCGAAAAAACCAAAGGGATCACGGCGAAAGTTCATATCCCACCTGAAAATATGGAAGTGAAAGGCGATCTTGGCCAGAACCACTTCACTTTGAAGGATGGTGGTAAAGTACATTATCCCGCCTGGAACCCACGCGGGTCTTTCGGTATCTATTCATCGAATGCCACCGTGGCATTCCGAAATGTGGTTGTTACTCCAAAAATCAGCAAGTGA